The Helicobacter sp. 12S02232-10 genome contains the following window.
ATCTTTATCTTTGGTTTTTCCCAAAGATCTATCAAGTATTTCTTCTATTTCATCTTCATCAACAGGAGGCAAAAATTTATAATAATGAGCCGTAGAAACAAAATGATCAGGTCTCATCACGCTAATAACACCATCGCATATTTCAGATAAACTTTCTGCTACATTTCGAGCGATCACAGGAGTAAGCACATAAACGCTTTTAGCTCCTTTGGCAATGCAAGTTTGAATCGCTGCATTCATTGTCAGACCAGTCTCTACACCTTGATCGACGATAAAAACATCTCTATCATTCAAAGAGCTTATCATTGAGCCTTTTCTAAACTTATAAATATCTGCCAAAATGACTTCTTCATAAGCCCTTTTGGCTTCCCCATAAATATAGTCCAAAGTGATCTCAAAAGAATCTATCAAAGCCTCATTCATTATTAT
Protein-coding sequences here:
- a CDS encoding phosphoribosyltransferase family protein produces the protein MINISKTENIKFENRDDALVRLMDEILIRHLDVKNCIILATSLAGVGFGEKMSKKLGVALDFLFTVPIYAPLNHECEIAIVSENMDIIMNEALIDSFEITLDYIYGEAKRAYEEVILADIYKFRKGSMISSLNDRDVFIVDQGVETGLTMNAAIQTCIAKGAKSVYVLTPVIARNVAESLSEICDGVISVMRPDHFVSTAHYYKFLPPVDEDEIEEILDRSLGKTKDKDLKQKIRNACECD